The following proteins come from a genomic window of Anaerobutyricum hallii:
- a CDS encoding HD domain-containing protein — MKLSNTEIQEIHTILEKYCNSKEARSMKSFCQHGSVSTYEHVMYVTKVCYYLNKRLGLGSNVKSLVIGAFLHDFYLYDWHEKDDSHKWHGFSHAHTALLNASTRFSLTDKEKDIIAHHMWPLNLTKVPRSREALLVCLVDKYCSTVETLTKRSAQA; from the coding sequence ATGAAGTTAAGCAATACAGAAATTCAGGAAATTCATACAATATTAGAAAAATACTGTAATAGTAAAGAAGCACGTTCCATGAAAAGTTTCTGTCAGCATGGCAGCGTAAGTACGTACGAGCACGTTATGTATGTTACAAAAGTATGCTATTACTTAAATAAACGCCTGGGGCTTGGTTCTAACGTAAAGTCCCTTGTCATTGGTGCTTTTCTTCACGACTTTTATCTTTATGACTGGCACGAGAAAGATGACAGCCATAAGTGGCATGGATTTTCTCATGCACACACTGCTCTTCTCAATGCCAGCACCCGCTTTTCTTTAACCGATAAAGAAAAGGACATTATCGCACACCATATGTGGCCGCTGAATCTTACCAAAGTGCCACGAAGTCGTGAGGCACTCCTGGTATGTCTTGTAGACAAATATTGTTCTACTGTAGAAACTCTTACAAAGCGTTCTGCACAGGCTTGA
- a CDS encoding helix-turn-helix domain-containing protein: protein MLDVLMANQYTNFIKRKEQLEMLGENIKTYRQKKGYTQEEVANRLHVTRQTISKWEKNYSVPDAEVFVKLADVLEVQTSQLLGVKVDSDVQTTEEKQNVYAEQLAHIAEQMAVRNRQRKRIWKTIGIAFAVIIVVYIILIVMNIASFSVYPTKEDVQTHEETIMLEE from the coding sequence TTGCTTGATGTATTGATGGCTAATCAGTATACTAACTTTATCAAACGAAAGGAGCAGCTAGAGATGCTTGGTGAAAATATAAAAACTTATCGACAGAAAAAAGGATATACACAAGAAGAGGTTGCCAACAGACTTCATGTGACAAGACAGACTATTTCAAAATGGGAGAAAAACTATTCGGTTCCAGATGCTGAAGTATTTGTAAAATTAGCAGATGTATTAGAGGTTCAAACAAGTCAGTTACTTGGAGTAAAGGTAGATAGTGATGTGCAAACAACAGAAGAAAAACAGAATGTTTATGCAGAGCAACTAGCACATATTGCTGAACAGATGGCAGTCAGAAATCGTCAACGTAAAAGAATATGGAAAACGATAGGAATAGCCTTTGCAGTAATCATTGTTGTATATATTATTCTTATAGTTATGAATATTGCATCTTTTTCTGTTTACCCGACCAAAGAGGATGTTCAGACACACGAAGAGACTATTATGTTGGAAGAATAG
- a CDS encoding ATP-binding protein: MKSLSIYTLTRNQSIEHISKLERQLSGRKFPLKIRTWEWGSMRALAAQLEMHMQEVYSLRFFYSFQIPRLGKEFDLLQIKDNYIVNIELKSGVVSDQAIRKQLIQNRYYLSVLGRPIQSYTYISSQNRLVRLTHHDHIVDAGWERLCEDLQKEGTNYEGNIEDLFRAELYLISPITDPVRFLKKEYFLTSQQRDIEKKILRDIYAKRSGCFWFSGIPGTGKTLLLYDIAMKLSVRHRICMVHCEENGEKWRILHERLQRIDFLADEQIRIEERKAGTQIPLEKYRGILVDEAHLLSKDKIERLLELSKEQPVIFSSDSEDVISTEEMDKENIKKLENQTDIKVFRLTNRIRTNAELSTFIQNMMHLPPRMNSRGYPHIFVVYANDDVEAENLLSDYIKQGYQWIEIEESERQEAQADLKMQAVRDMDKIVLLLDERYYYDEEGYLRAACFMKNGSSYVRKIFHRLNHAKESIALVVKKNEKVYNTLLELL; this comes from the coding sequence GTGAAATCACTATCAATTTATACACTTACAAGAAATCAGAGTATAGAGCATATATCAAAACTGGAAAGACAGTTATCCGGAAGGAAGTTTCCTTTAAAAATACGTACCTGGGAATGGGGGAGTATGAGGGCATTGGCAGCTCAGTTGGAAATGCATATGCAGGAAGTATATTCCCTCCGTTTTTTCTATTCTTTCCAGATTCCAAGACTGGGAAAAGAGTTTGATCTTCTTCAGATTAAGGACAATTATATCGTAAATATTGAGTTAAAGAGTGGGGTAGTTTCGGATCAGGCAATTCGTAAGCAGCTGATTCAGAACCGCTATTATTTATCTGTTTTAGGAAGACCAATTCAATCTTATACCTATATTAGCAGCCAGAACAGGCTGGTTCGTCTGACACATCATGATCATATCGTGGATGCAGGCTGGGAAAGATTATGTGAGGATTTACAAAAAGAAGGTACGAATTATGAAGGAAATATCGAAGATTTATTTCGGGCGGAGTTATATTTGATTTCACCGATAACAGACCCTGTCCGTTTTTTAAAAAAGGAATATTTCCTGACTTCTCAGCAAAGAGATATTGAGAAAAAGATTTTAAGAGATATTTATGCAAAGCGATCAGGATGTTTTTGGTTTAGTGGAATTCCGGGAACAGGAAAAACCTTGCTTCTTTATGATATTGCTATGAAGCTGTCTGTTCGCCATCGAATCTGTATGGTACATTGCGAGGAGAATGGAGAAAAGTGGAGAATATTACATGAACGCTTGCAAAGAATTGATTTTTTGGCAGATGAGCAGATTCGCATCGAAGAAAGAAAAGCCGGAACACAAATACCGCTTGAAAAATATAGAGGGATTTTAGTTGATGAGGCACATTTGCTTTCCAAAGATAAGATAGAGAGATTGTTAGAGTTAAGCAAAGAGCAGCCTGTGATATTTTCCAGTGATTCCGAAGATGTTATCTCAACAGAAGAAATGGATAAAGAAAATATAAAAAAGTTGGAAAATCAGACAGATATTAAGGTGTTTCGATTGACAAATCGTATTCGGACGAATGCGGAACTTTCTACATTTATTCAGAATATGATGCATTTGCCGCCAAGAATGAATTCGCGGGGATATCCGCACATTTTTGTAGTATATGCAAATGATGATGTTGAGGCAGAGAATTTGCTAAGTGATTATATAAAGCAGGGATATCAGTGGATTGAAATAGAAGAATCAGAGAGGCAGGAAGCACAGGCAGATTTAAAAATGCAGGCGGTCAGAGATATGGATAAAATAGTTCTTCTTCTTGATGAGCGGTATTATTATGATGAAGAAGGATATCTAAGGGCAGCCTGTTTTATGAAAAATGGAAGTTCGTATGTAAGAAAGATTTTTCACAGGTTGAATCATGCAAAGGAAAGTATAGCTTTGGTAGTAAAGAAAAATGAGAAAGTATATAATACGTTGCTGGAGTTATTATAA
- a CDS encoding type II toxin-antitoxin system MqsA family antitoxin, which yields MTCFYCKGNIETSTTTYMTDYHDCYIIIKNVPCEKCTQCGEEYLSGETLEKIENIIQKIKGVLTEIAVVDYQQTA from the coding sequence GTGACTTGCTTTTATTGTAAAGGGAATATTGAAACTTCTACAACAACGTATATGACTGATTATCATGATTGTTATATTATTATAAAAAATGTACCTTGTGAAAAATGTACCCAATGCGGAGAAGAATATTTATCAGGAGAAACTTTAGAAAAAATTGAAAATATTATTCAAAAAATTAAAGGAGTATTGACTGAAATTGCGGTAGTAGATTATCAACAAACAGCATAA
- a CDS encoding HEAT repeat domain-containing protein produces the protein MTDEEKLTLIQKYEELPAEEFKEDCFEDLKKFASDKDDTVKIFTASVLSRFVNTAKRKEAIEILLQLCHEENELVRTEAYDAIGCYCEKSVVKSLEKAVLSEKDGLARSYAIDSWIYVQQHLCTNETEVIGYLNAILEKERDDNCILNCLYGKYSFGERAALDEILNYIKNTDYHIRCSVLSIIQLILEDENCTEKCKRKIKATLTKLLKREKTNAVKEQAEEVMRWL, from the coding sequence ATGACTGACGAAGAAAAGCTGACATTAATACAAAAATATGAAGAGTTACCAGCGGAAGAATTTAAAGAGGACTGTTTTGAAGATTTAAAAAAGTTCGCCTCTGATAAAGATGATACAGTTAAAATTTTTACTGCCAGTGTACTTTCACGTTTTGTAAATACAGCAAAACGGAAGGAAGCCATCGAGATTTTATTGCAATTATGTCATGAAGAAAATGAGCTGGTAAGAACAGAAGCTTATGATGCTATAGGTTGCTATTGTGAAAAAAGCGTGGTAAAAAGTCTTGAAAAAGCTGTTTTATCGGAAAAAGATGGGTTGGCAAGAAGTTATGCAATTGATTCGTGGATTTATGTACAACAGCATTTGTGTACAAACGAGACAGAAGTTATTGGATATTTGAATGCTATATTAGAAAAGGAACGAGATGATAATTGTATCTTGAATTGTCTGTATGGGAAATATTCTTTCGGAGAGAGAGCTGCTTTGGATGAAATCCTTAATTATATCAAGAATACAGATTATCATATACGGTGTAGTGTTTTATCTATCATTCAATTGATTTTGGAAGACGAAAACTGCACAGAAAAATGTAAAAGAAAAATAAAAGCTACACTTACAAAACTTTTAAAAAGGGAAAAAACAAATGCAGTAAAAGAGCAGGCAGAAGAAGTAATGAGGTGGCTATAA
- the hydF gene encoding [FeFe] hydrogenase H-cluster maturation GTPase HydF → MSLNDTPSGERIHIGFFGRRNAGKSSVVNAVTGQELAVVSDTKGTTTDPVSKAMELLPLGPVLIIDTPGFDDEGQLGELRVRKTKQILNKTDIAVLVIDAVEGLKQCDEELLSIFKEKDIPYLLVYNKEDMLKEEQKDPLVEDNNNVVYVSALQKTHIQELKEKLAKQIKTEDQTLQLVGDLVQPSDLIILVIPIDSAAPKGRLILPQQQVIRDILEAGGAAICVKETELSKLLTDLGNRPSMVITDSQAFAQVSQVVPEEILLTSFSILMARYKGFLDEAVQGAAAIRQLKDGDRVLISEGCTHHRQCDDIGTVKIPRWLKNYTGKNLIIETSSGREFPEDLSPFSLIIHCGGCMLNGREMKYRMKCAKDQHIPFTNYGIAIAHMQGILERSIQVFPDLVKKIKSDL, encoded by the coding sequence ATGAGTTTAAATGATACCCCATCCGGGGAAAGAATACATATTGGTTTTTTTGGCAGACGAAATGCCGGAAAGTCTAGCGTGGTAAATGCGGTGACCGGTCAGGAGCTGGCAGTTGTTTCAGATACAAAGGGGACAACAACAGACCCTGTTTCTAAAGCAATGGAGCTTTTGCCGTTAGGTCCGGTTCTGATTATTGATACACCTGGATTTGACGATGAAGGACAGCTTGGAGAACTTCGTGTGCGGAAAACAAAGCAGATATTAAACAAAACAGATATTGCAGTACTTGTTATAGATGCGGTAGAAGGTTTAAAGCAATGTGATGAAGAATTGCTATCTATTTTTAAAGAAAAAGATATACCGTATTTACTTGTATACAATAAAGAAGATATGCTTAAGGAAGAGCAAAAGGATCCTTTGGTAGAGGACAATAACAATGTGGTATATGTGAGTGCCCTGCAAAAGACGCATATTCAGGAATTAAAAGAAAAACTTGCAAAACAGATAAAAACAGAAGATCAGACATTACAGCTTGTTGGAGATCTTGTTCAGCCTTCTGATCTCATTATACTGGTTATTCCAATTGATTCTGCTGCGCCGAAGGGAAGACTGATTTTACCACAGCAGCAGGTTATCCGCGATATATTAGAAGCGGGAGGGGCGGCTATATGTGTGAAAGAAACAGAACTTTCGAAACTACTTACTGATCTGGGGAATCGTCCGAGTATGGTAATTACGGACAGCCAGGCGTTTGCTCAGGTGAGCCAGGTGGTACCGGAAGAAATTTTGCTTACCTCCTTTTCTATTTTAATGGCAAGATATAAGGGATTTTTAGATGAAGCGGTACAGGGAGCGGCAGCGATCCGACAACTGAAAGATGGAGATCGTGTTCTCATTTCAGAAGGGTGTACACATCATCGTCAATGTGATGATATCGGAACGGTAAAGATTCCTCGGTGGCTGAAAAATTATACAGGAAAGAATCTTATAATTGAAACCTCCTCCGGTCGGGAATTTCCAGAAGACCTTTCTCCGTTTTCATTAATTATTCACTGTGGCGGCTGTATGCTCAATGGACGTGAAATGAAGTATCGTATGAAGTGTGCAAAAGATCAGCATATCCCATTCACAAACTATGGAATTGCCATTGCACATATGCAGGGAATTTTAGAAAGAAGTATTCAAGTATTCCCCGATCTTGTTAAAAAGATAAAATCTGATCTGTAG
- the tnpA gene encoding IS200/IS605 family transposase gives MKIRRERHRVWSLSYHAVFVVKYRKPCITDEIADFLLDEMRHLLEGWGGELIEGKADRDHLHLLFSLPPDKELARYIGLMKQVSARQVRKKYKEQLKEYLWGDSFWTDGYYLGSTGGANLEVIEEYIKKQGQPKRKYVRKSELS, from the coding sequence ATGAAGATCAGAAGAGAACGCCACCGTGTATGGAGTTTATCCTATCACGCTGTTTTTGTTGTAAAATACCGTAAGCCGTGCATTACAGATGAGATCGCAGATTTTTTGTTAGACGAGATGCGTCATCTCCTGGAAGGATGGGGCGGAGAACTTATCGAGGGAAAAGCAGACAGGGATCATCTGCACCTGCTGTTCAGCCTGCCACCTGATAAGGAGCTGGCAAGATATATCGGACTGATGAAACAGGTCAGTGCAAGACAGGTACGTAAGAAATATAAGGAGCAGCTTAAAGAATATCTGTGGGGAGATTCTTTTTGGACAGACGGCTATTATCTTGGCAGTACTGGAGGAGCAAATCTGGAAGTAATCGAAGAGTATATCAAGAAGCAGGGACAGCCTAAGAGGAAGTATGTCCGCAAGAGTGAGCTGTCTTAA
- a CDS encoding DUF4367 domain-containing protein: MDFEKLLEQEARKAARQDYEEVTEKTKDYSYKYSKAFIQKMNGVIHEEKKKAKKKRRWYILLVAAIILILNAGIVLANDDLREKVGELIIQFFDDNVHIRSSKEIADSEEIFRQMHLGYVPEGYHILYETENPTTMYDVYYEGSNDNYIAFTQGFKENVDVHITYDGTGRKKIRVNGKEIYMIKDGNITSYYYEDGEYFITLSGTEKESELIKMLKSLK, translated from the coding sequence ATGGATTTTGAAAAATTATTGGAGCAGGAAGCGAGGAAGGCTGCCAGACAGGATTATGAAGAGGTAACAGAAAAAACAAAAGATTATTCTTACAAATATTCCAAAGCGTTTATCCAGAAAATGAATGGAGTGATTCATGAGGAAAAGAAAAAGGCAAAGAAGAAAAGACGATGGTATATTTTACTGGTGGCAGCGATTATTTTGATATTGAATGCAGGAATTGTTCTAGCAAACGATGATTTGAGAGAAAAAGTGGGAGAGCTTATCATTCAGTTTTTTGATGATAATGTTCACATACGCAGTTCTAAAGAAATAGCAGATTCAGAAGAAATATTTCGGCAGATGCATCTTGGCTATGTACCGGAAGGGTATCATATACTATATGAGACAGAGAATCCTACGACTATGTATGATGTTTATTATGAAGGTTCAAATGATAATTACATTGCGTTTACGCAGGGCTTTAAAGAAAATGTAGATGTACATATTACTTATGATGGGACAGGAAGGAAAAAGATTCGGGTAAATGGAAAAGAAATCTATATGATTAAAGATGGGAACATAACCTCTTATTATTATGAAGATGGAGAATATTTTATTACTCTGTCTGGTACAGAAAAAGAGTCGGAATTAATAAAAATGCTAAAAAGTTTGAAATAA
- a CDS encoding RNA polymerase sigma factor, with translation MLIYLMALDTEEERIKFVRLYEEYRNRMHYTASILLKSEIEAEDIVHDTFLTLIDYLDRIDEKDSVGTWNYIVTILKNKCYNFLKRNKRIELTEDEEVFEQPVEMYNLLENQLIKEEAEEFLNTLIKGLKYPYREVIYLQYHNKLNSRQIAELLRTSPANVRKISSRAREQLKKGMQKKGYTCEYGF, from the coding sequence ATGTTGATATATTTAATGGCATTAGATACCGAGGAGGAGAGGATAAAGTTTGTTAGGCTATATGAGGAGTACAGAAATCGGATGCATTATACTGCCAGTATTCTTTTAAAAAGTGAGATAGAGGCGGAAGATATAGTTCATGATACTTTTCTTACGCTGATAGATTATCTGGATCGGATTGATGAAAAAGATTCAGTTGGAACATGGAATTATATTGTTACTATCTTAAAAAATAAGTGCTATAACTTTTTGAAGCGCAATAAGAGAATAGAATTGACGGAAGACGAAGAAGTTTTTGAACAGCCTGTTGAAATGTATAATTTATTAGAAAACCAGTTAATAAAAGAAGAGGCGGAAGAATTTTTAAATACTCTGATTAAGGGATTAAAATATCCTTACCGGGAAGTTATTTATCTTCAATATCATAATAAGTTAAATAGCCGCCAGATTGCAGAACTTCTTAGGACCAGTCCTGCGAATGTAAGAAAAATTTCAAGTCGGGCGAGAGAACAGCTGAAAAAAGGGATGCAAAAGAAAGGATATACTTGTGAATATGGATTTTGA
- a CDS encoding ACT domain-containing protein, which produces MEGKKLKKSIITVLGKDSVGIIAKVCTYLANNNVNILDINQTITGGFFNMMMIVESEEVVKTFPVMASELEQIGEELGVKIQAQHQEIFEMMHRI; this is translated from the coding sequence ATGGAAGGAAAAAAGCTTAAGAAATCAATTATCACCGTACTCGGAAAAGATTCTGTTGGAATCATTGCAAAGGTTTGTACGTATCTTGCAAACAATAATGTAAACATTCTTGATATTAATCAGACCATTACCGGCGGTTTCTTCAACATGATGATGATTGTTGAGTCTGAAGAAGTAGTTAAGACTTTCCCTGTTATGGCAAGCGAGCTTGAGCAGATTGGTGAGGAGCTTGGTGTTAAGATTCAGGCACAGCACCAGGAAATCTTTGAAATGATGCACCGTATCTAG
- a CDS encoding threonine aldolase family protein — MLDFVNDYSEGAHEKILQRLLETNMEKLSGYGTDQYCESAKQKIREACECPEADIYFLVGGTQTNATVIDALLEQYEGVVSADTGHISTHEAGAIEASAHKVLAIPHKNGKVTAKAVKQYFADFYADGNHEHMVFPGMVYISHPTEYGTLYSKKELEELSIVCHEYDAPLYLDGARLGYGLVSEENDVTLADIASLCDAFYIGGTKVGALCGEAVVFPKNNAPKHFMTIIKQHGALLAKGRLLGVQFDTLFTDDLYLTISKNAIKTANTLKEALKEKGYTFYIDSPTNQIFLVLEDERLKQLEEEAAVSFWEKADDNHTIIRLATSWATKEEEIKALIEIL; from the coding sequence ATGCTAGATTTTGTAAACGATTATTCAGAAGGCGCCCATGAAAAGATTTTACAGCGATTGTTAGAAACTAACATGGAAAAGCTGTCTGGCTATGGGACAGATCAATATTGTGAGTCAGCAAAACAGAAAATCAGGGAAGCCTGTGAATGTCCAGAGGCAGATATTTATTTTTTAGTTGGCGGAACACAGACGAATGCTACGGTTATTGATGCTTTGCTTGAGCAGTACGAAGGAGTTGTATCTGCAGATACAGGACATATCAGTACACATGAGGCAGGAGCAATTGAAGCATCCGCCCATAAAGTGTTGGCAATTCCGCATAAGAACGGGAAAGTTACTGCAAAAGCCGTAAAACAGTATTTTGCAGATTTTTATGCAGATGGCAACCATGAACATATGGTATTTCCGGGAATGGTGTATATTTCCCATCCGACAGAATACGGTACACTTTACAGTAAAAAAGAATTGGAAGAGTTGTCTATAGTCTGTCATGAATATGATGCACCACTTTATTTAGATGGTGCGAGACTTGGCTATGGTCTTGTCAGTGAAGAAAACGATGTAACACTAGCGGACATTGCTTCTTTATGTGATGCATTTTACATCGGTGGTACAAAGGTTGGAGCATTATGCGGAGAGGCAGTTGTATTTCCGAAGAATAATGCACCGAAGCATTTCATGACAATCATAAAGCAGCATGGAGCACTTCTTGCAAAAGGACGATTGCTTGGTGTACAGTTTGATACTCTTTTTACAGATGATTTATATCTTACAATTAGTAAAAATGCGATTAAAACAGCGAATACATTGAAAGAGGCTCTAAAAGAGAAGGGGTATACTTTCTATATAGATTCTCCAACAAATCAGATCTTTCTGGTCTTAGAAGATGAAAGATTAAAACAGTTAGAGGAAGAAGCAGCAGTCAGCTTTTGGGAAAAGGCAGATGATAACCACACGATCATTCGCCTTGCTACAAGCTGGGCTACAAAAGAGGAAGAAATCAAAGCACTGATTGAAATCTTATAA
- a CDS encoding helix-turn-helix domain-containing protein gives MIHAYSESYLYDAKQNLAECFDYAISNCRFNADIFSRLFVQSGYADKFERGNPAIVSGISGIELAQEIIMYAYMNYKFPKKIFSEERSEFYWAGWALAEYQWVTCRRFKDIFSRIPLSEIVTMYSVYHEMDIGHFIEDINKKYMSVTQEIHLKTIRENRGISQVELAALSGVKLRSIQMYEQKVNDIDKAQARTLYKLSRVLGCSIEDLLENPEL, from the coding sequence ATGATTCACGCATACAGCGAATCTTATCTATATGATGCGAAGCAAAATCTGGCTGAATGTTTTGATTATGCGATTAGCAATTGTCGTTTTAATGCAGATATATTTTCAAGGCTGTTTGTCCAATCTGGATATGCAGACAAATTTGAGCGTGGAAATCCAGCGATTGTTTCAGGAATATCTGGGATAGAACTGGCTCAAGAAATCATTATGTATGCTTATATGAATTACAAATTTCCAAAAAAAATATTTTCCGAGGAACGTTCGGAATTCTATTGGGCTGGTTGGGCTTTGGCAGAGTATCAGTGGGTTACCTGTAGACGATTCAAAGATATTTTTTCAAGAATACCTCTTTCAGAAATTGTTACAATGTATAGCGTATATCATGAAATGGATATAGGGCATTTCATTGAAGATATAAATAAAAAATATATGAGCGTAACACAGGAAATTCATTTAAAAACAATTCGTGAAAATCGTGGCATATCTCAAGTAGAACTTGCAGCACTTTCAGGTGTAAAACTTCGTTCGATACAAATGTATGAGCAAAAAGTAAATGATATTGATAAAGCACAGGCGAGAACCCTTTACAAGCTTTCAAGAGTATTAGGATGCAGCATCGAAGATTTGTTAGAAAATCCGGAACTGTAA
- a CDS encoding PFL family protein: MLNINEVIETNKMIHEMNLDVRTITMGISLLDCVSESLDEVCENIYKKITTKAKNLVKVGKEIEKEFGIPIVNKRISITPIALVGGACCKGPEDFVRIAKELDRCAKEVGVNFIGGYSALVNKGMTKADRYLMESIPEALSVTDRVCSSINVGSTKTGINMDAVKMLGEIILETSRKTADKDSIGNAKLVVFTNAPDDNPFMAGAFHGVTEADTIINVGVSGPGVVKRALENVRGKNFEELCETIKKTAFKVTRVGQLVAKEASKRLDVPFGIIDLSLAPTPAVGDSVGEILEEIGLEYAGAPGTTAALALLNDQVKKGGVMASSYVGGLSGAFIPVSEDQRMIDAVEAGALTLEKLEAMTCVCSVGLDMIAIPGDTKATTISGIIADEMALGMVNQKTTAVRIIPVIGKGVGDTVQFGGLLGYAPIMPVNQFDCSAFVNRGGRIPAPIHSFKN; this comes from the coding sequence ATGTTAAACATAAATGAAGTAATTGAAACCAATAAGATGATTCATGAGATGAACCTTGACGTTCGTACGATCACAATGGGTATCAGCCTGTTAGACTGCGTCAGCGAATCTCTTGATGAAGTGTGCGAGAATATTTACAAGAAGATTACAACAAAGGCTAAGAATCTTGTAAAGGTAGGTAAGGAGATCGAGAAAGAATTCGGTATACCTATCGTTAATAAGCGTATTTCTATCACACCGATCGCATTAGTAGGTGGTGCATGCTGTAAAGGTCCGGAAGACTTTGTCCGCATTGCAAAAGAGTTAGACCGCTGTGCGAAAGAAGTAGGCGTGAACTTTATCGGTGGCTATTCTGCATTAGTAAATAAAGGAATGACAAAAGCAGACAGATATCTTATGGAATCTATCCCGGAAGCACTTTCTGTAACAGACAGAGTATGTAGCTCCATTAATGTTGGTTCTACGAAAACAGGAATTAACATGGATGCAGTAAAGATGCTTGGTGAGATAATTCTTGAAACTTCCAGAAAGACAGCAGATAAAGACAGTATTGGTAATGCCAAGCTTGTTGTATTTACTAACGCACCGGATGACAACCCATTTATGGCAGGTGCTTTCCATGGTGTTACAGAAGCAGACACGATTATTAATGTCGGTGTCAGTGGACCGGGTGTTGTAAAGCGTGCACTTGAAAATGTTCGTGGCAAAAATTTTGAAGAACTTTGTGAGACAATTAAAAAGACAGCATTTAAAGTAACTCGTGTAGGACAGCTTGTAGCCAAAGAAGCTTCTAAGCGTCTTGATGTACCTTTTGGTATTATTGATTTATCCCTTGCACCAACACCTGCAGTCGGTGACAGCGTTGGAGAAATCTTAGAAGAAATCGGTCTGGAATATGCTGGAGCACCAGGAACAACCGCAGCACTTGCACTCTTAAACGATCAGGTAAAGAAGGGCGGCGTTATGGCTTCCTCTTATGTTGGCGGTTTAAGTGGTGCATTTATCCCGGTAAGCGAAGATCAGCGAATGATCGATGCAGTAGAGGCAGGAGCACTTACTTTAGAGAAGTTAGAAGCAATGACTTGTGTATGTTCTGTTGGACTTGATATGATCGCTATTCCTGGAGATACAAAGGCAACAACGATTTCCGGAATTATCGCAGATGAGATGGCACTCGGTATGGTAAACCAGAAGACAACAGCAGTCCGCATTATTCCTGTAATCGGTAAAGGCGTTGGTGATACGGTACAGTTTGGAGGACTTTTAGGTTATGCTCCAATCATGCCAGTGAATCAGTTTGACTGTTCCGCATTCGTAAACAGAGGCGGAAGAATCCCTGCACCAATCCATAGTTTTAAGAATTAA